In a genomic window of Methanogenium sp. S4BF:
- a CDS encoding SMI1/KNR4 family protein: MFRIVWNKKDVKRGIQSGTGEAGPIGFLTPIQVYANSVDISGLEEVPKGNNTHFDGLFLEFFHIFHSIDPENLQEDNFHHISSVKNRVDGGSFNLYIYYNEERDSLTLKYHNFVHPEYRILEIDLRDFVDGVLHSSIEILEEVLQLAPELREDDNYIALKEDMEVIRDWYQERYGTTASSPPIEMKPAATVTDDSIRWIGAEDAADEEMIDCVQKILDITYPDDYLACVRKHSMGFPYPYNIIVNEKIPGGRNQFVRLSGFDPEKLNILFLYYSLNCPVQGSRAYLPDNVIPFADALNHDLICFDYREGFPPKVVHWVFYEMDPEKSIQFLCNSFTELFDIMERCE, from the coding sequence ATGTTCAGGATTGTATGGAATAAAAAGGATGTAAAGCGAGGTATTCAATCCGGAACAGGAGAAGCTGGGCCTATCGGTTTTCTAACACCCATACAGGTTTATGCAAACAGCGTTGATATATCAGGACTTGAAGAAGTTCCAAAAGGGAACAATACACATTTTGATGGCCTTTTCTTGGAATTTTTCCATATATTCCATTCTATTGATCCGGAGAATCTCCAAGAAGATAATTTTCACCATATATCAAGTGTGAAAAATCGAGTGGATGGCGGCTCATTTAATCTTTATATATATTATAATGAAGAAAGAGACAGTCTTACCTTAAAATATCACAACTTTGTACACCCCGAGTACCGGATTCTGGAAATCGATTTAAGAGATTTTGTCGATGGTGTACTTCATTCATCTATTGAAATTCTTGAAGAAGTATTGCAACTCGCTCCCGAATTAAGGGAAGATGACAATTATATTGCATTGAAAGAGGACATGGAAGTCATCCGGGACTGGTATCAGGAACGGTATGGGACGACCGCCTCGTCCCCCCCTATTGAGATGAAACCTGCCGCGACAGTCACCGATGACAGTATACGCTGGATAGGCGCTGAGGATGCCGCCGACGAGGAGATGATCGACTGCGTGCAGAAGATCCTTGACATCACGTATCCCGATGACTACCTGGCTTGCGTGAGGAAACATTCAATGGGGTTTCCTTATCCTTACAATATCATCGTCAACGAAAAAATCCCAGGGGGAAGAAACCAGTTCGTCCGTCTCTCCGGTTTCGACCCGGAGAAACTCAATATATTGTTTCTCTATTACTCCCTGAACTGCCCGGTACAGGGCTCCAGAGCCTATCTGCCGGACAATGTGATTCCTTTCGCCGATGCCCTGAACCACGATCTTATCTGCTTTGATTACCGGGAAGGCTTTCCTCCAAAGGTAGTCCACTGGGTATTCTACGAAATGGACCCTGAAAAATCCATACAATTTCTGTGCAACTCATTCACCGAACTGTTTGACATAATGGAGCGGTGCGAGTAA
- a CDS encoding orotidine 5'-phosphate decarboxylase / HUMPS family protein encodes MNSPHLQVALDIQEAGRAVPIALEAVAGGADWIEAGTPLIKSAGMDAVRRLREAFPDNEIIADMKIADTGTIEVEMAAKAGASIICVLADADDAVIQDAVRAARLYGVRLMADLINTGNPAERARELEALGIDIINAHVGIDQQMIGKSSLDTLSAIIGEVTIPVAVAGGLDAATAAQAVAAGAAIVIVGGNIVRSNDVTGSAAQIRAAIDDPSIVPPEKKSTGEEIRALFAQVSAPNVTDAMHRTGAMQRIVSICGRVRMAGPAVTVQTFGGDWAKPVEAIDVAQPGDVIVINNSGDSSVSPWGELATLSAMNRKVAGIVIDGPVRDVDDIREYGFPVFATGVVPNAGEPKGFGEIGAGITCCGQTVRPGDWIVGDESGVVVVPRERAYEVARRALEVNKTERRIREEIRRGATLAAVTELLKWEKK; translated from the coding sequence ATGAATTCTCCCCATCTGCAGGTCGCCCTGGATATCCAGGAGGCCGGCCGTGCAGTGCCAATCGCACTGGAGGCGGTTGCAGGCGGTGCCGACTGGATTGAGGCGGGCACCCCGCTCATTAAAAGTGCCGGTATGGACGCAGTCCGCCGCCTCAGAGAGGCGTTCCCGGACAATGAAATTATTGCCGACATGAAGATTGCAGACACCGGCACCATCGAGGTCGAGATGGCGGCAAAGGCCGGTGCAAGCATCATCTGTGTGCTCGCAGATGCAGATGACGCTGTCATTCAGGATGCGGTGCGGGCGGCACGCCTCTACGGGGTGCGCCTGATGGCAGACCTCATCAATACCGGAAACCCGGCAGAACGGGCCCGTGAACTTGAGGCACTGGGGATTGACATCATCAACGCCCACGTGGGTATCGACCAGCAGATGATCGGCAAAAGCTCTCTTGATACGCTCTCTGCCATCATCGGCGAGGTGACCATACCGGTGGCGGTGGCAGGGGGGCTTGATGCCGCAACGGCGGCACAGGCGGTGGCGGCAGGTGCTGCGATTGTCATTGTCGGCGGAAATATCGTCCGGTCCAATGACGTGACCGGCTCTGCGGCACAGATACGAGCCGCAATCGATGACCCGTCGATTGTGCCGCCGGAGAAAAAGTCCACCGGGGAGGAAATCCGTGCACTCTTTGCACAGGTCTCGGCGCCCAATGTGACCGATGCGATGCACCGCACGGGAGCGATGCAGCGTATCGTCTCCATCTGCGGAAGGGTGCGGATGGCGGGTCCTGCGGTGACCGTGCAGACCTTCGGCGGTGACTGGGCAAAACCGGTGGAGGCGATTGACGTGGCGCAGCCAGGCGATGTCATCGTCATCAACAACTCCGGCGACTCCTCGGTATCCCCCTGGGGCGAACTTGCCACCCTCTCAGCGATGAACCGGAAGGTGGCGGGCATTGTCATCGACGGCCCGGTGCGCGATGTGGACGATATCCGGGAATACGGCTTTCCCGTCTTTGCAACCGGCGTGGTGCCGAACGCAGGGGAGCCGAAAGGGTTCGGCGAGATTGGTGCCGGTATCACCTGCTGCGGGCAGACGGTCCGGCCCGGCGACTGGATTGTGGGGGATGAATCAGGCGTTGTGGTCGTGCCGCGTGAGCGTGCCTATGAGGTGGCACGCCGGGCGCTTGAGGTCAACAAGACCGAACGGCGCATCAGAGAGGAAATTCGCCGGGGCGCCACCCTTGCGGCAGTGACAGAACTCCTGAAATGGGAAAAGAAATAA
- a CDS encoding type II toxin-antitoxin system HicA family toxin, giving the protein MKPVSGKKFCKILESDGWELKRITGSHHIYAKSGDTARITVPVHGNTPLKIGLQKHLMKIAGIDESEL; this is encoded by the coding sequence GTGAAACCAGTCAGCGGCAAGAAATTCTGCAAAATACTCGAATCAGATGGATGGGAGCTGAAACGAATAACCGGCAGCCATCACATCTATGCCAAGTCCGGAGATACAGCCCGGATTACAGTTCCTGTTCACGGAAATACTCCATTAAAGATCGGGTTGCAGAAACATCTGATGAAAATAGCCGGTATTGATGAGTCAGAACTTTAA
- a CDS encoding PEGA domain-containing protein encodes MSSNPYPADIYVDDIYCDGTNDHVYDLLAGPHSVGIIKDGYNYAENTVDVVSNQTTYVHFNLTDESGTVQVMSPPTEARVYVDNDYRGMTSSTGGLVLPTVPIGEHQITVTKDGYAPYIDNVTVEKNQTVSVTATLNNDDEEGDGLLDDYEENGFRDGFGNHHTTDPTLIDTDGDGLDDWDEDYLETDPFNPDTDGDFISDGNDDAPLTPAYITVPVNWLIEKRDATTGAIFGETGIKGGSMNWLVGDEVASSPAYFIGWMASGYYVVGDIRDTVEALYQGDSVGAGLNTLGIVPFIGDSERSVNALKKVVTRYSDRAANLGRYLTKQNIIQSIPSESLQLYVLDHCFDGGATALRNIDVPMTRILEVGKIDGIHLARHAEALGIVQGSSQLVKSEGDIAEIIAEKTILNDLYPNSMYTFYSNVELRNVNNMVLGEIDTVIVRDNAVKAIVQTKMGRNAAKHAKDQLSRDMAVINDQERFISTSIPDLLSTAQFRMAELETVAIGPKDGNGFDHVLDYTNRELHELYKTIGV; translated from the coding sequence GTGTCTTCCAATCCATATCCTGCCGATATCTATGTTGACGACATCTACTGCGACGGAACGAATGACCATGTCTATGATCTTCTGGCAGGACCCCATTCTGTAGGTATCATTAAGGATGGGTACAATTATGCAGAAAATACCGTAGATGTTGTCAGTAATCAGACCACCTATGTCCACTTCAACCTGACCGATGAATCCGGCACCGTTCAGGTGATGTCCCCGCCGACAGAGGCCAGAGTGTATGTCGATAATGATTATCGGGGCATGACTTCATCCACCGGAGGACTTGTACTACCAACCGTTCCTATAGGCGAACATCAGATTACCGTTACAAAAGACGGCTACGCACCATATATTGATAACGTGACGGTGGAAAAAAACCAGACCGTCTCCGTCACCGCGACGCTGAACAACGATGACGAGGAAGGAGACGGCCTTCTGGATGATTACGAAGAGAACGGCTTTAGAGATGGATTCGGCAACCATCACACCACCGACCCTACACTCATCGATACTGACGGCGACGGACTGGACGACTGGGATGAGGATTATCTAGAAACAGACCCATTTAATCCAGACACCGACGGTGATTTCATTTCCGATGGTAATGATGATGCTCCGTTGACCCCGGCCTACATAACAGTTCCTGTCAATTGGTTAATCGAAAAACGGGATGCAACGACCGGAGCCATATTTGGAGAGACGGGGATCAAAGGTGGATCGATGAACTGGCTGGTCGGCGATGAGGTTGCATCATCACCAGCGTATTTTATAGGCTGGATGGCATCAGGATACTATGTTGTTGGCGATATTCGAGATACTGTTGAGGCACTTTATCAGGGCGACAGCGTAGGGGCTGGCTTAAACACCCTTGGTATTGTTCCATTTATTGGGGATAGCGAACGGTCAGTAAATGCCCTAAAAAAAGTTGTGACCAGATATTCGGATAGAGCTGCCAATCTGGGACGATATTTAACAAAACAAAATATAATTCAGAGTATTCCAAGTGAATCCCTCCAATTATATGTACTGGATCACTGTTTTGACGGAGGCGCGACAGCGTTACGGAATATAGATGTTCCGATGACGCGGATACTTGAGGTCGGTAAAATCGACGGAATCCATCTGGCAAGGCACGCTGAAGCGTTAGGGATTGTTCAAGGTTCCTCACAATTGGTTAAAAGCGAAGGGGATATCGCGGAGATCATTGCAGAGAAGACCATATTGAATGATCTGTATCCGAATTCAATGTATACGTTCTACTCCAATGTAGAATTAAGAAATGTAAACAATATGGTACTCGGTGAAATCGATACTGTTATTGTAAGAGATAACGCTGTCAAAGCAATCGTACAGACAAAAATGGGACGAAATGCAGCTAAACACGCAAAGGATCAACTCAGCCGAGACATGGCTGTTATCAATGACCAGGAACGATTTATTTCAACGAGCATACCGGATCTCCTTTCAACCGCACAGTTCAGAATGGCCGAGTTAGAAACGGTTGCTATCGGTCCGAAAGACGGAAATGGATTTGATCATGTTCTCGATTATACAAACCGTGAACTACATGAACTCTACAAAACAATCGGAGTATAA
- a CDS encoding manganese efflux pump MntP family protein: MQAPELFIIAIGLAMDAFAVSVSAGITTRRSLAKTGMLAAAVFGGFQGGMAILGWYAGSAVSAFLAGYGPLIAFLILAGIGIKMIYESRQEGTGESPIETVPALMIMGIATSIDALFAGMGIALLGETVLVPAIIIGAVTAILSFAGVFAGRRIGHLIGEYAEIAGGVILVAIGLKILFL, translated from the coding sequence TTGCAGGCACCTGAACTTTTCATTATCGCCATCGGCCTTGCGATGGACGCATTCGCGGTCTCTGTTTCAGCAGGCATCACCACCAGACGGTCGCTTGCCAAGACGGGAATGCTGGCGGCAGCGGTCTTCGGCGGATTTCAGGGAGGCATGGCCATTCTCGGATGGTATGCCGGCAGTGCCGTCTCCGCGTTTCTCGCCGGCTACGGCCCCCTTATCGCATTCCTGATTCTCGCCGGCATCGGCATCAAGATGATCTATGAGAGCCGGCAGGAAGGGACAGGGGAAAGCCCGATTGAGACCGTCCCGGCCCTTATGATTATGGGCATTGCAACATCGATTGACGCACTCTTTGCCGGGATGGGGATCGCCCTTCTGGGGGAGACCGTGCTCGTTCCTGCGATTATCATCGGCGCGGTGACCGCTATCCTCTCGTTTGCAGGCGTCTTTGCGGGGAGAAGGATCGGCCACCTGATCGGGGAGTATGCCGAGATTGCAGGGGGCGTGATTCTGGTGGCGATTGGGCTGAAGATTTTGTTTTTGTAA
- a CDS encoding nitroreductase family protein produces the protein MNLGTTIIKGRRSIRNYKDEPIPEEAIEQAMECARLAPTARNGQPWLFGVTTNKETLAKLGELASHGKFIANAPACFAIFGLRDEKFYVEDCSAATSNLILGLWAYGVASCWVAGDKMEYNEAVRELMKVPPQYTLVSLIPAGYPAMGERMVAPTKKPFDDVTFKDTYTE, from the coding sequence ATGAATCTTGGAACAACCATCATCAAGGGCCGGCGCAGTATCCGGAACTACAAGGATGAACCGATCCCCGAGGAGGCAATCGAGCAGGCAATGGAGTGCGCCCGTCTGGCACCGACCGCCCGGAACGGACAGCCGTGGCTCTTCGGGGTCACCACCAACAAGGAGACGCTGGCAAAGCTGGGCGAACTGGCAAGCCACGGGAAGTTCATCGCGAACGCTCCTGCCTGTTTTGCCATCTTCGGTCTGCGTGACGAGAAGTTCTATGTGGAAGACTGCAGTGCTGCCACCTCAAACCTGATCCTCGGACTCTGGGCCTACGGAGTTGCATCCTGCTGGGTCGCCGGTGACAAGATGGAATACAATGAGGCCGTGCGGGAACTCATGAAGGTCCCGCCGCAGTACACCCTCGTATCACTCATCCCTGCAGGATACCCGGCCATGGGAGAACGGATGGTGGCACCGACGAAGAAGCCGTTTGACGACGTCACCTTCAAAGACACCTACACTGAGTAG
- a CDS encoding type II toxin-antitoxin system HicB family antitoxin gives MKLKVIIHEAEEGGFWAEVPSIPGCVTQGDTFDELLANIYDAVEGCLSVDVHDIDLSGKSRVMEIAV, from the coding sequence ATGAAACTAAAAGTGATCATCCATGAAGCAGAAGAGGGTGGTTTCTGGGCAGAAGTTCCTTCAATTCCCGGCTGTGTGACCCAGGGAGATACCTTTGATGAATTACTGGCCAATATATACGATGCAGTTGAAGGATGCCTCTCAGTAGATGTACATGACATCGATCTCTCCGGAAAGAGCAGGGTCATGGAGATTGCTGTGTGA